Proteins encoded within one genomic window of Brassica rapa cultivar Chiifu-401-42 chromosome A09, CAAS_Brap_v3.01, whole genome shotgun sequence:
- the LOC103836747 gene encoding phytochrome A-associated F-box protein isoform X1 has product MAEAGCFSFIPEDVVFNIFFKLQDDPRNWARLACVCTKFSSIVRNVCCKKLCYSSIPTVVSELLPSPSAASASSSLPPPGGWASLYKLAVCCPGLHHAGILLENSDFGLERELGPDQSLDPKPKPAGPGLVSKQIGSGLETPSFHSASKQIESGLETPSFQPASKPHGPGLVETPSFQPDSKPVGSGSETPSFQSVSKQIGSGLEPTTPFKSVSKQVGSSTETQSFWSLYDDLYTDTLSAPPEASVTEPQEPTEPSEIRPGRGDLPAKKRRKISRSLGSHLAHGGWSLSREQGTKLLASRFRGDCLYICNWPGCIHVEEKRNYMLFRGVFKDFKRSRVWRTINEDGGGRSKVTGLKCAFCACDDTWDMHSSFCLRRVFGFHDDGEPVVRAYVCENGHVSGAWTALPLYT; this is encoded by the coding sequence ATGGCCGAAGCTGGTTGCTTCTCCTTCATACCAGAAGACGTTGTCTTCAAcatcttcttcaagctccaagACGATCCTCGAAACTGGGCTCGCCTCGCATGCGTCTGCACCAAATTCTCCTCGATCGTTCGGAACGTCTGCTGTAAAAAACTGTGCTACTCTTCAATCCCCACCGTCGTCTCCGAACTCCTCCCTTCTCCCTCCGCCGCTTCCGCTTCTTCGTCTCTTCCTCCTCCCGGCGGCTGGGCTTCTCTCTACAAACTCGCCGTCTGTTGTCCCGGTCTCCACCACGCCGGAATCCTCCTCGAAAACTCCGATTTCGGTTTGGAACGCGAGCTCGGTCCCGATCAAAGCCTAGATCCGAAACCTAAACCGGCGGGTCCGGGTCTAGTTTCGAAACAAATCGGATCCGGTTTAGAAACGCCGTCGTTTCACTCTGCTTCGAAACAAATCGAATCTGGTTTAGAAACGCCGTCGTTTCAGCCTGCTTCGAAACCACACGGACCTGGTTTAGTAGAAACGCCGTCGTTTCAGCCTGATTCAAAACCAGTCGGATCTGGTTCAGAAACGCCGTCGTTTCAGTCTGTCTCGAAACAAATCGGATCTGGTTTAGAGCCAACGACGCCGTTTAAGTCTGTTTCGAAACAAGTCGGATCTAGTACAGAAACGCAGTCGTTTTGGTCACTCTACGACGATCTCTACACAGACACACTCTCAGCTCCTCCAGAAGCTTCCGTCACCGAGCCACAAGAACCAACCGAACCCTCCGAGATCCGACCCGGCCGGGGCGACCTCCCGGCCAAGAAACGCCGCAAGATCTCCCGGTCACTCGGATCCCACCTCGCTCACGGAGGATGGAGCCTCAGCCGCGAGCAAGGCACCAAGCTCCTGGCGAGCAGGTTCCGCGGGGACTGTCTGTACATATGCAACTGGCCAGGGTGCATCCACGTGGAGGAGAAGCGTAACTACATGCTCTTCAGAGGCGTGTTCAAGGACTTCAAGAGGTCACGAGTGTGGAGGACGATCAACGAAGACGGTGGCGGGAGGAGCAAGGTGACGGGGTTGAAGTGCGCGTTTTGTGCGTGTGATGACACGTGGGATATGCACTCCTCGTTTTGTTTGAGGAGAGTGTTTGGGTTTCATGATGATGGTGAGCCTGTTGTGAGGGCTTATGTTTGTGAGAATGGGCATGTCTCTGGTGCTTGGACGGCTTTGCCTCTATACACTTGA
- the LOC103836747 gene encoding phytochrome A-associated F-box protein isoform X2 has protein sequence MAEAGCFSFIPEDVVFNIFFKLQDDPRNWARLACVCTKFSSIVRNVCCKKLCYSSIPTVVSELLPSPSAASASSSLPPPGGWASLYKLAVCCPGLHHAGILLENSDFGLERELGPDQSLDPKPKPAGPGLVSKQIGSGLETPSFQPASKPHGPGLVETPSFQPDSKPVGSGSETPSFQSVSKQIGSGLEPTTPFKSVSKQVGSSTETQSFWSLYDDLYTDTLSAPPEASVTEPQEPTEPSEIRPGRGDLPAKKRRKISRSLGSHLAHGGWSLSREQGTKLLASRFRGDCLYICNWPGCIHVEEKRNYMLFRGVFKDFKRSRVWRTINEDGGGRSKVTGLKCAFCACDDTWDMHSSFCLRRVFGFHDDGEPVVRAYVCENGHVSGAWTALPLYT, from the exons ATGGCCGAAGCTGGTTGCTTCTCCTTCATACCAGAAGACGTTGTCTTCAAcatcttcttcaagctccaagACGATCCTCGAAACTGGGCTCGCCTCGCATGCGTCTGCACCAAATTCTCCTCGATCGTTCGGAACGTCTGCTGTAAAAAACTGTGCTACTCTTCAATCCCCACCGTCGTCTCCGAACTCCTCCCTTCTCCCTCCGCCGCTTCCGCTTCTTCGTCTCTTCCTCCTCCCGGCGGCTGGGCTTCTCTCTACAAACTCGCCGTCTGTTGTCCCGGTCTCCACCACGCCGGAATCCTCCTCGAAAACTCCGATTTCGGTTTGGAACGCGAGCTCGGTCCCGATCAAAGCCTAGATCCGAAACCTAAACCGGCGGGTCCGGGTCTAGTTTCGAAACAAATCGGATCCG GTTTAGAAACGCCGTCGTTTCAGCCTGCTTCGAAACCACACGGACCTGGTTTAGTAGAAACGCCGTCGTTTCAGCCTGATTCAAAACCAGTCGGATCTGGTTCAGAAACGCCGTCGTTTCAGTCTGTCTCGAAACAAATCGGATCTGGTTTAGAGCCAACGACGCCGTTTAAGTCTGTTTCGAAACAAGTCGGATCTAGTACAGAAACGCAGTCGTTTTGGTCACTCTACGACGATCTCTACACAGACACACTCTCAGCTCCTCCAGAAGCTTCCGTCACCGAGCCACAAGAACCAACCGAACCCTCCGAGATCCGACCCGGCCGGGGCGACCTCCCGGCCAAGAAACGCCGCAAGATCTCCCGGTCACTCGGATCCCACCTCGCTCACGGAGGATGGAGCCTCAGCCGCGAGCAAGGCACCAAGCTCCTGGCGAGCAGGTTCCGCGGGGACTGTCTGTACATATGCAACTGGCCAGGGTGCATCCACGTGGAGGAGAAGCGTAACTACATGCTCTTCAGAGGCGTGTTCAAGGACTTCAAGAGGTCACGAGTGTGGAGGACGATCAACGAAGACGGTGGCGGGAGGAGCAAGGTGACGGGGTTGAAGTGCGCGTTTTGTGCGTGTGATGACACGTGGGATATGCACTCCTCGTTTTGTTTGAGGAGAGTGTTTGGGTTTCATGATGATGGTGAGCCTGTTGTGAGGGCTTATGTTTGTGAGAATGGGCATGTCTCTGGTGCTTGGACGGCTTTGCCTCTATACACTTGA
- the LOC103836748 gene encoding serine/arginine-rich-splicing factor SR34 isoform X2 — MSSRSSRTIYVGNLPGDIREREVEDLFSKYGPVVQIDLKIPPRPPGYAFVEFEDPRDADDAIHGRDGYDFDGHCLRVELAHGGRRSSNDARGSYGGGSRGGGGGRDGGDRGRGPSRRSEYRVVVSGLPSSASWQDLKDHMRKGGEVCFSQVFRDGRGTTGIVDYTSYEDMKYAIKKLDDTEFRNAFSRGYVRVREYDSRKDSRSPSRGRSYSKSRSRSRSRSRGRSHSRSLSRSRSRSPKAKSSRRSPAKSTSRSPRSRSKSRTPPPRGSRSRSRSPPPPVQKEASKSPSKVSPAKSPMRSRSKSRSRSPSR, encoded by the exons atgAGCAGCCGTTCGAGCAGAACTATCTACGTCGGGAACCTTCCCGGAGATATCCGCGAGAGAGAAGTCGAAGATTTGTTCAGTAAG TATGGACCTGTTGTTCAAATCGATTTGAAGATCCCACCAAGACCTCCTGGCTACGCCTTCGTCGAG TTTGAGGATCCTCGGGATGCTGATGATGCAATTCACGGTCGTGATGGATATGACTTCGATGGCCATTGTTTAAGG GTGGAGCTAGCACATGGTGGGAGGCGTTCGTCTAATGATGCACGTGGTAGTTACGGTGGTGGTAgtcgtggtggtggtggcggtcGTGATGGTGGTGACCGTGGACGTGGGCCATCTAGGAGATCTGAGTACCGAG TTGTTGTGTCAGGTTTGCCTTCATCTGCTTCATGGCAAGACCTCAAG gATCACATGCGTAAAGGAGGAGAAGTCTGTTTCTCTCAAGTGTTCCGTGATGGCAGAG GTACAACTGGAATCGTTGATTATACGAGCTACGAGGACATGAAATATGCG ATCAAAAAGCTTGATGACACAGAGTTTCGGAATGCGTTTTCTCGTGGATATGTCCGG GTTAGGGAATATGATTCGAGGAAGGACTCGAGAAGCCCTAGCCGTGGAAGATCTTATTCTAAGAGCCGTAGCCGTAGCCGTAGTCGCAGCCGTGGGCGTAGCCACAGCCGCAGTCTTAGCCGCAGCAGGAGCAGGAGTCCAAAGGCTAAATCTTCACGTAGGTCGCCTGCAAAATCAACATCGAGATCTCCTCGTTCCCGCTCTAAGTCAAGGACACCACCTCCAAGAGG ATCTCGTTCAAGGTCAAGATCCCCTCCACCTCCT GTTCAGAAGGAAGCAAGTAAGAGCCCTAGCAAGGTGAGTCCAGCCAAGAGCCCTATGCGTAGCAGGAGCAAGAGCAGAAGCAGGAGTCCATCTCGGTA a
- the LOC103836748 gene encoding serine/arginine-rich-splicing factor SR34 isoform X1, which produces MSSRSSRTIYVGNLPGDIREREVEDLFSKYGPVVQIDLKIPPRPPGYAFVEFEDPRDADDAIHGRDGYDFDGHCLRVELAHGGRRSSNDARGSYGGGSRGGGGGRDGGDRGRGPSRRSEYRVVVSGLPSSASWQDLKDHMRKGGEVCFSQVFRDGRGTTGIVDYTSYEDMKYAIKKLDDTEFRNAFSRGYVRVREYDSRKDSRSPSRGRSYSKSRSRSRSRSRGRSHSRSLSRSRSRSPKAKSSRRSPAKSTSRSPRSRSKSRTPPPRGSRSRSRSPPPPVQKEASKSPSKVSPAKSPMRSRSKSRSRSPSR; this is translated from the exons atgAGCAGCCGTTCGAGCAGAACTATCTACGTCGGGAACCTTCCCGGAGATATCCGCGAGAGAGAAGTCGAAGATTTGTTCAGTAAG TATGGACCTGTTGTTCAAATCGATTTGAAGATCCCACCAAGACCTCCTGGCTACGCCTTCGTCGAG TTTGAGGATCCTCGGGATGCTGATGATGCAATTCACGGTCGTGATGGATATGACTTCGATGGCCATTGTTTAAGG GTGGAGCTAGCACATGGTGGGAGGCGTTCGTCTAATGATGCACGTGGTAGTTACGGTGGTGGTAgtcgtggtggtggtggcggtcGTGATGGTGGTGACCGTGGACGTGGGCCATCTAGGAGATCTGAGTACCGAG TTGTTGTGTCAGGTTTGCCTTCATCTGCTTCATGGCAAGACCTCAAG gATCACATGCGTAAAGGAGGAGAAGTCTGTTTCTCTCAAGTGTTCCGTGATGGCAGAG GTACAACTGGAATCGTTGATTATACGAGCTACGAGGACATGAAATATGCG ATCAAAAAGCTTGATGACACAGAGTTTCGGAATGCGTTTTCTCGTGGATATGTCCGG GTTAGGGAATATGATTCGAGGAAGGACTCGAGAAGCCCTAGCCGTGGAAGATCTTATTCTAAGAGCCGTAGCCGTAGCCGTAGTCGCAGCCGTGGGCGTAGCCACAGCCGCAGTCTTAGCCGCAGCAGGAGCAGGAGTCCAAAGGCTAAATCTTCACGTAGGTCGCCTGCAAAATCAACATCGAGATCTCCTCGTTCCCGCTCTAAGTCAAGGACACCACCTCCAAGAGG ATCTCGTTCAAGGTCAAGATCCCCTCCACCTCCT GTTCAGAAGGAAGCAAGTAAGAGCCCTAGCAAGGTGAGTCCAGCCAAGAGCCCTATGCGTAGCAGGAGCAAGAGCAGAAGCAGGAGTCCATCTCG gtaa
- the LOC103836748 gene encoding serine/arginine-rich-splicing factor SR34 isoform X3, with protein sequence MSSRSSRTIYVGNLPGDIREREVEDLFSKYGPVVQIDLKIPPRPPGYAFVEFEDPRDADDAIHGRDGYDFDGHCLRVELAHGGRRSSNDARGSYGGGSRGGGGGRDGGDRGRGPSRRSEYRVVVSGLPSSASWQDLKDHMRKGGEVCFSQVFRDGRGTTGIVDYTSYEDMKYAIKKLDDTEFRNAFSRGYVRVREYDSRKDSRSPSRGRSYSKSRSRSRSRSRGRSHSRSLSRSRSRSPKAKSSRRSPAKSTSRSPRSRSKSRTPPPRGSRSRSRSPPPPVQKEASKSPSKVSPAKSPMRSRSKSRSRSPSR encoded by the exons atgAGCAGCCGTTCGAGCAGAACTATCTACGTCGGGAACCTTCCCGGAGATATCCGCGAGAGAGAAGTCGAAGATTTGTTCAGTAAG TATGGACCTGTTGTTCAAATCGATTTGAAGATCCCACCAAGACCTCCTGGCTACGCCTTCGTCGAG TTTGAGGATCCTCGGGATGCTGATGATGCAATTCACGGTCGTGATGGATATGACTTCGATGGCCATTGTTTAAGG GTGGAGCTAGCACATGGTGGGAGGCGTTCGTCTAATGATGCACGTGGTAGTTACGGTGGTGGTAgtcgtggtggtggtggcggtcGTGATGGTGGTGACCGTGGACGTGGGCCATCTAGGAGATCTGAGTACCGAG TTGTTGTGTCAGGTTTGCCTTCATCTGCTTCATGGCAAGACCTCAAG gATCACATGCGTAAAGGAGGAGAAGTCTGTTTCTCTCAAGTGTTCCGTGATGGCAGAG GTACAACTGGAATCGTTGATTATACGAGCTACGAGGACATGAAATATGCG ATCAAAAAGCTTGATGACACAGAGTTTCGGAATGCGTTTTCTCGTGGATATGTCCGG GTTAGGGAATATGATTCGAGGAAGGACTCGAGAAGCCCTAGCCGTGGAAGATCTTATTCTAAGAGCCGTAGCCGTAGCCGTAGTCGCAGCCGTGGGCGTAGCCACAGCCGCAGTCTTAGCCGCAGCAGGAGCAGGAGTCCAAAGGCTAAATCTTCACGTAGGTCGCCTGCAAAATCAACATCGAGATCTCCTCGTTCCCGCTCTAAGTCAAGGACACCACCTCCAAGAGG ATCTCGTTCAAGGTCAAGATCCCCTCCACCTCCT GTTCAGAAGGAAGCAAGTAAGAGCCCTAGCAAGGTGAGTCCAGCCAAGAGCCCTATGCGTAGCAGGAGCAAGAGCAGAAGCAGGAGTCCATCTCGGTAA
- the LOC103836821 gene encoding uncharacterized protein LOC103836821 isoform X2: protein MKFSIKLPLSTLRNSYYGSLTLSKLSQTLIWSSPIVGQIQSVQDSDLAAAGVMTRVVVPFLIEPMVVVYLSLWDDVASMFRGLISSGDRTQSVMVVTTVNPKIFGGNLYLNATPATKFDFDPALQAIAEFTASLKGPSGEAFPCIDTKHGIKKKEVVSIGERNKFITNSDEQTHEADLICKARAVEVLQQNGWFFISCTGCSKKLDKFGSSLRCNRCANPNVTGVIKEMVKLTKQDAPGLTLDEMNGGGSEELPQSVKDLAGKIFVFHIRVTPLIFSPSHPITVSSIMDSIPPETFKITADEFVQVEGGEASASASKNVKGEAYETSPSLMEAQKAPVNTPVSEVKKLDHRQPTYAFVSSMHFSYLDFPFSLF from the exons ATGAAGTTTTCGATAAAGCTCCCGTTATCAACGTTGAGAAATTCATACTACGGAAGTTTGACCCTCTCCAAGCTCTCGCAAACACTAATTTGGAGCTCCCCG ATTGTTGGGCAGATTCAATCTGTTCAAGATTCGGACCTAGCGGCTGCTGGAGTGATGACTCGAGTTGTTGTCCCTTTTTTGATTGAACC GATGGTGGTCGTGTACCTCTCTTTGTGGGATGATGTTGCATCAATGTTTAGGGGTCTTATCAGCTCAGGTGATAGGACACAGTCTGTCATGGTGGTCACAACTGTGAATCCCAAAATATTTGGAG GTAACCTATACCTCAACGCAACCCCAGCGACGAAATTTGATTTCGACCCAGCTCTACAAGCTATCGCGGAGTTTACGGCCAG CTTAAAAGGCCCATCGGGAGAAGCTTTTCCTTGCATCGACACCAAACATGGCATAAAAAAGAAGGAAGTTGTCTCCATAGGAGAGCGAAACAAGTTCATTACCAACTCTGATGAACAG ACACATGAAGCTGATTTAATTTGCAAGGCTCGGGCTGTGGAAGTTCTGCAACAGAATGGTTGGTTTTTCATTTCTTGCACTGGCTGCAGCAAGAAGCTTGACAAGTTTGGGAGTTCTCTCCGTTGCAACCGTTGTGCTAATCCCAACGTCACAGGGGTTATAAA GGAGATGGTGAAGCTGACTAAGCAGGATGCACCTGGCCTGACTCTAGATGAG ATGAATGGGGGTGGGAGCGAGGAACTCCCGCAAAGTGTTAAAGACCTTGCTGggaaaatttttgttttccatATACGTGTGACACCATTAATTTTTTCCCCAAGCCACCCTATCACTGTCTCTTCAATCATGGACAGCATCCCTCCCGAG ACGTTCAAGATTACTGCAGATGAATTTGTTCAGGTGGAAGGTGGTGAAGCATCAGCATCTGCCAGCAAGAATGTTAAAGGTGAAGCTTATGAAACAAGTCCATCGCTGATGGAGGCGCAGAAGGCACCCGTAAACACCCCCGTGAGTGAAGTTAAAAAGCTGGACCACCGTCAACCAACCTATGCTTTCGTTTCTTCTATGCACTTTTCTTATTTAGACTTtccattttctctgttttaa
- the LOC103836821 gene encoding uncharacterized protein LOC103836821 isoform X1, whose product MKFSIKLPLSTLRNSYYGSLTLSKLSQTLIWSSPIVGQIQSVQDSDLAAAGVMTRVVVPFLIEPMVVVYLSLWDDVASMFRGLISSGDRTQSVMVVTTVNPKIFGGNLYLNATPATKFDFDPALQAIAEFTASLKGPSGEAFPCIDTKHGIKKKEVVSIGERNKFITNSDEQTHEADLICKARAVEVLQQNGWFFISCTGCSKKLDKFGSSLRCNRCANPNVTGVIKYRVELFVDDGDDNAIFVVFDREMVKLTKQDAPGLTLDEMNGGGSEELPQSVKDLAGKIFVFHIRVTPLIFSPSHPITVSSIMDSIPPETFKITADEFVQVEGGEASASASKNVKGEAYETSPSLMEAQKAPVNTPVSEVKKLDHRQPTYAFVSSMHFSYLDFPFSLF is encoded by the exons ATGAAGTTTTCGATAAAGCTCCCGTTATCAACGTTGAGAAATTCATACTACGGAAGTTTGACCCTCTCCAAGCTCTCGCAAACACTAATTTGGAGCTCCCCG ATTGTTGGGCAGATTCAATCTGTTCAAGATTCGGACCTAGCGGCTGCTGGAGTGATGACTCGAGTTGTTGTCCCTTTTTTGATTGAACC GATGGTGGTCGTGTACCTCTCTTTGTGGGATGATGTTGCATCAATGTTTAGGGGTCTTATCAGCTCAGGTGATAGGACACAGTCTGTCATGGTGGTCACAACTGTGAATCCCAAAATATTTGGAG GTAACCTATACCTCAACGCAACCCCAGCGACGAAATTTGATTTCGACCCAGCTCTACAAGCTATCGCGGAGTTTACGGCCAG CTTAAAAGGCCCATCGGGAGAAGCTTTTCCTTGCATCGACACCAAACATGGCATAAAAAAGAAGGAAGTTGTCTCCATAGGAGAGCGAAACAAGTTCATTACCAACTCTGATGAACAG ACACATGAAGCTGATTTAATTTGCAAGGCTCGGGCTGTGGAAGTTCTGCAACAGAATGGTTGGTTTTTCATTTCTTGCACTGGCTGCAGCAAGAAGCTTGACAAGTTTGGGAGTTCTCTCCGTTGCAACCGTTGTGCTAATCCCAACGTCACAGGGGTTATAAA ATACCGTGTCGAGCTTTTCGTTGATGATGGGGATGATAATGCCATTTTTGTGGTCTTCGACAGGGAGATGGTGAAGCTGACTAAGCAGGATGCACCTGGCCTGACTCTAGATGAG ATGAATGGGGGTGGGAGCGAGGAACTCCCGCAAAGTGTTAAAGACCTTGCTGggaaaatttttgttttccatATACGTGTGACACCATTAATTTTTTCCCCAAGCCACCCTATCACTGTCTCTTCAATCATGGACAGCATCCCTCCCGAG ACGTTCAAGATTACTGCAGATGAATTTGTTCAGGTGGAAGGTGGTGAAGCATCAGCATCTGCCAGCAAGAATGTTAAAGGTGAAGCTTATGAAACAAGTCCATCGCTGATGGAGGCGCAGAAGGCACCCGTAAACACCCCCGTGAGTGAAGTTAAAAAGCTGGACCACCGTCAACCAACCTATGCTTTCGTTTCTTCTATGCACTTTTCTTATTTAGACTTtccattttctctgttttaa